From a region of the Pseudomonas fulva 12-X genome:
- a CDS encoding sigma-54 interaction domain-containing protein produces MDFNDPSFRELLDALHDGVYITDADGITLKVNGAYERLTGLRSEDVVGQHMQALVEQGVISQSVSLRVLKEGRALSMMQSVSQGKRLLVSGTPILDTAGQVRYVVSTVRDMTELLRIKHERDELQQLRQLRSSTAKLHAGQRGDLLHASPVASLPASARLFAQARQVAASDVKVLLQGETGVGKTLIAQYIHKSSPRATQPFLALNCGALPENLIEAELFGYVAGAFTGAGSKGKRGLLELAHHGTVFLDEIGDLPLALQVKLLKVIEESRFIPVGGLELKEVDVRIITATHHDLRQMVAEGRFRADLYYRLNVVPIHIPALRERPDEIQPLLDFYLAEFNGRYGRALTWGLEALDALTDYAWPGNIRELINLVERLVVTCTGEAVELFDLPEDMRAPAAEAGNENLPLRKQVEQLERRLIRKALVQHKTTREAAKALGLSQATLVQKMKRWEQG; encoded by the coding sequence ATGGATTTCAACGATCCCAGTTTTCGCGAATTGCTCGATGCGCTGCACGACGGCGTCTATATCACCGACGCCGACGGCATCACCCTCAAGGTCAACGGTGCCTACGAGCGGCTGACCGGCCTGCGCAGCGAGGATGTGGTCGGCCAGCACATGCAGGCGCTGGTGGAGCAGGGCGTGATCTCCCAGTCGGTGTCACTGCGAGTGCTCAAGGAGGGGCGCGCGCTGTCGATGATGCAGAGCGTCAGCCAGGGCAAGCGCCTGCTGGTCAGCGGCACACCGATTCTCGATACGGCCGGCCAGGTGCGCTACGTGGTCAGCACGGTGCGCGACATGACCGAGCTGCTGCGCATCAAGCACGAGCGTGACGAGTTGCAGCAGCTCAGGCAGCTGCGCAGCAGCACCGCGAAACTGCACGCCGGCCAGCGCGGCGATCTGCTCCACGCCTCGCCGGTGGCCAGCCTGCCGGCCTCGGCGCGCCTGTTCGCCCAGGCCCGGCAGGTCGCCGCCAGCGACGTGAAGGTGTTGCTGCAAGGCGAAACCGGTGTCGGCAAGACGCTGATCGCCCAGTACATTCACAAGAGCAGCCCGCGCGCCACACAGCCCTTTCTGGCGCTCAACTGCGGTGCGCTGCCGGAGAACCTGATCGAGGCCGAGCTGTTCGGCTACGTGGCGGGCGCCTTTACCGGCGCCGGCAGCAAGGGCAAGCGCGGCCTGCTCGAACTGGCCCATCACGGTACGGTGTTTCTCGACGAGATCGGCGACCTGCCGCTGGCGCTGCAGGTCAAGCTGCTCAAGGTGATCGAGGAGAGCCGCTTCATCCCGGTGGGCGGCCTGGAGCTCAAGGAAGTGGACGTGCGCATCATCACCGCCACTCACCATGACCTGCGCCAGATGGTCGCCGAGGGGCGTTTTCGCGCCGACCTCTATTACCGCCTCAACGTGGTGCCCATCCACATTCCGGCGCTACGCGAGCGGCCCGATGAAATCCAGCCGCTGCTGGATTTCTACCTGGCCGAATTCAATGGCCGTTATGGCCGCGCGCTGACCTGGGGGCTGGAGGCGCTGGATGCGCTCACCGACTACGCCTGGCCCGGCAATATCCGCGAGCTGATCAACCTGGTCGAACGGCTGGTGGTCACCTGCACGGGCGAGGCCGTGGAGCTGTTCGACCTGCCCGAGGACATGCGCGCGCCTGCAGCAGAGGCGGGCAATGAGAACCTGCCGCTGCGCAAGCAGGTCGAGCAGCTCGAGCGGCGGCTGATCCGCAAGGCCCTGGTGCAGCACAAGACCACTCGCGAGGCCGCCAAGGCGCTCGGCCTCAGCCAGGCGACCCTAGTGCAGAAGATGAAGCGCTGGGAACAAGGCTGA
- a CDS encoding ABC transporter permease, whose product MLSPYMSPVERAWYYGLRLLCGLVLLFLVLPILVIVPLSFNSGTFLIYPMQGFSLRWYEDFFGSAGWMRALKNSMIIAPAATVLAMVLGTLAAIGLTRAEFRGKALLMSLLISPMVVPVVIVGVASYLFFAPLGLANGYLSLIVVHAVLGVPFVIITVSATLQGFNYNLVRAAASLGASPITAFRRVTLPLIAPGVISGALFAFATSFDEVVVTLFLAGPEQVTLPRQMFSGIRENLSPTIAAAATLLIGFSVLLLLVLEWLRGRSEKLRTQVSE is encoded by the coding sequence ATGCTGAGCCCCTACATGTCTCCCGTCGAGCGCGCCTGGTACTACGGTTTGCGCCTGCTCTGCGGCCTGGTGCTGCTGTTTCTGGTACTGCCGATCCTGGTCATCGTGCCGCTGTCGTTCAACTCCGGCACCTTTCTGATCTACCCGATGCAGGGCTTCTCGCTGCGCTGGTACGAGGATTTCTTCGGCTCGGCCGGCTGGATGCGCGCCCTGAAGAACAGCATGATCATCGCCCCGGCGGCGACCGTGCTGGCCATGGTTCTCGGCACTCTGGCGGCCATCGGCCTGACCCGCGCCGAGTTTCGCGGCAAGGCGCTGCTGATGAGCCTGCTGATCTCGCCCATGGTGGTGCCGGTGGTGATCGTTGGCGTCGCCAGCTACCTGTTCTTCGCGCCACTGGGCCTGGCCAACGGCTACCTGTCGCTGATCGTGGTGCATGCGGTGCTCGGTGTGCCCTTCGTGATCATCACCGTGTCGGCGACCCTGCAGGGTTTCAACTACAACCTGGTGCGCGCCGCGGCCAGCCTCGGCGCCTCGCCGATCACCGCGTTCCGCCGGGTGACCCTGCCGCTGATCGCACCGGGCGTGATCTCCGGCGCACTGTTCGCCTTCGCCACCTCGTTCGATGAAGTGGTGGTGACCCTGTTCCTCGCCGGCCCCGAACAGGTCACCCTGCCACGGCAGATGTTCAGCGGTATCCGCGAGAACCTCAGCCCGACCATCGCCGCCGCCGCGACCCTGCTGATCGGTTTCTCGGTTCTGCTGTTGCTGGTTCTGGAATGGCTGCGCGGGCGCAGCGAGAAGCTGCGCACCCAGGTCAGCGAATAA
- a CDS encoding ABC transporter permease produces MALAVPNAEVAGPTLKQRLARAERMNRLKSQALILPLVLFLVFTFLVPIVALLNRSVDNPDVVGSMPRTVEAIDSWDGRGLPEEPVYKALALDLAEAREQQKLGDLSKRLNMELAGYRSLLAKTGRALPFEEEPASYKDALESFDERWGDPAYWQVIRRNSSSWTSYYLLAALDHRVDDTGAVVKATPDQAIYLDIFARTFWMGAVITAICLALAYPLAYLLANLPTRQGNLLMIMVLLPFWTSILVRVAAWIVLLQSGGLINTALIKLGLIDQPLELVFNRTGVYISMVHIMLPFMILPIYSVMKGISPTYMRAAISLGCHPFASFWRVYFPQTLAGVGAGCLLVFILSIGYYITPALLGSPSDQMVSYFVAFYTNTTINWGMATALGGLLLVATLLLYVVYSWLVGAGRLRLG; encoded by the coding sequence ATGGCCCTAGCAGTGCCCAATGCAGAGGTCGCCGGCCCTACGCTCAAGCAGCGGCTGGCGCGCGCCGAGCGGATGAATCGCCTGAAATCCCAGGCGCTGATCCTGCCGTTGGTGCTGTTTCTCGTCTTCACCTTTCTGGTGCCGATCGTGGCGCTGCTCAACCGCAGCGTGGATAACCCGGACGTGGTCGGCTCGATGCCGCGCACCGTCGAAGCCATCGACAGCTGGGACGGCCGCGGTCTGCCCGAAGAGCCCGTCTACAAGGCGCTGGCGCTGGACCTGGCCGAAGCGCGTGAGCAGCAGAAGCTCGGCGATCTGTCCAAGCGCCTGAACATGGAGCTGGCCGGCTACCGCAGCCTGCTGGCCAAGACCGGCCGCGCTCTGCCGTTCGAGGAAGAGCCAGCGTCCTACAAGGATGCCCTGGAGTCCTTCGATGAGCGCTGGGGCGATCCGGCCTACTGGCAGGTGATTCGCCGCAACAGCAGCTCCTGGACCTCCTACTACCTGCTGGCCGCACTGGATCACCGTGTCGACGATACCGGCGCCGTGGTCAAGGCCACGCCGGACCAGGCCATCTATCTCGACATCTTCGCCCGCACCTTCTGGATGGGCGCGGTGATCACCGCCATCTGCCTGGCGCTGGCCTATCCGCTGGCGTATCTCTTGGCCAACCTGCCGACCCGCCAGGGCAACCTGCTGATGATCATGGTGCTGCTGCCGTTCTGGACCTCGATCCTGGTACGCGTGGCGGCCTGGATCGTGCTGTTGCAGTCCGGCGGGCTGATCAACACTGCGCTGATCAAGCTGGGGCTGATCGACCAGCCGCTGGAGCTGGTGTTCAACCGCACCGGTGTGTACATCTCCATGGTGCACATCATGCTGCCGTTCATGATCCTGCCGATCTACAGCGTCATGAAGGGCATCTCGCCGACCTACATGCGTGCCGCGATTTCTCTCGGTTGCCACCCGTTCGCCAGCTTCTGGCGGGTGTACTTCCCGCAGACCCTGGCCGGCGTCGGCGCCGGTTGCCTGCTGGTGTTCATCCTGTCCATCGGCTACTACATCACGCCAGCGCTGCTCGGCAGCCCGAGCGATCAGATGGTCAGCTACTTCGTCGCCTTCTACACCAACACCACCATCAACTGGGGCATGGCCACCGCGCTGGGCGGTCTGCTGCTGGTCGCCACGCTGCTGCTCTACGTGGTGTACAGCTGGCTGGTGGGTGCGGGTCGGTTGCGTCTGGGCTAA
- a CDS encoding ABC transporter substrate-binding protein: MSKIFSLSALTLGLVCAAQVHAADLTVINFGGANKDAQVKAYYQPWEAAGNGKIIAGEYNGEMAKVKAMVDTNSVSWDLVEVESPELARGCDEDLFEEIDYAVVGDKKALVPGAASMCGVGFFVWSTVMAYNADKLSTAPTSWADFWDVKKFPGKRGLRKGAKYTLEFALMADGVAPKDVYKVLASKDGQERAFKKLDELKPYIQWWEAGAQPPQYLASGDVVMSSAYNGRIAATQKEGSSLKVVWDGGIYDFDAWAIPKGAKNKDEAMKFIAYTLQPENQKTYSENIAYGPVNPKAVDLLDAKVAADLPTAPQNIANQVAMDVSFWADFGEVLEQRFNAWAAK, from the coding sequence ATGTCGAAGATATTCTCCCTTTCCGCGCTGACACTGGGCCTGGTTTGCGCTGCACAGGTTCACGCTGCAGACCTCACCGTCATCAACTTCGGTGGCGCCAACAAGGACGCCCAGGTCAAGGCCTACTACCAGCCGTGGGAAGCGGCCGGTAACGGCAAGATCATCGCTGGCGAATACAACGGTGAAATGGCCAAGGTCAAAGCCATGGTCGACACCAACAGCGTGTCGTGGGACCTGGTCGAGGTCGAATCCCCTGAGTTGGCCCGTGGTTGCGACGAAGACCTGTTCGAAGAGATCGACTACGCCGTAGTCGGCGACAAGAAGGCCCTGGTGCCGGGCGCGGCGTCGATGTGCGGCGTCGGCTTCTTCGTATGGTCGACCGTCATGGCCTACAACGCCGACAAGCTCAGCACCGCACCGACCAGCTGGGCGGATTTCTGGGACGTGAAGAAATTCCCGGGCAAGCGGGGCCTGCGCAAGGGCGCCAAGTACACCCTCGAGTTCGCCCTGATGGCCGACGGCGTCGCACCGAAAGACGTCTACAAGGTACTGGCGAGCAAGGACGGCCAGGAGCGCGCGTTCAAGAAACTCGACGAACTCAAGCCGTACATCCAGTGGTGGGAAGCCGGCGCCCAGCCGCCGCAGTACCTCGCCTCCGGTGACGTGGTCATGAGCTCGGCCTACAACGGCCGCATCGCCGCCACCCAGAAAGAGGGCAGCAGCCTGAAAGTGGTGTGGGACGGTGGCATCTACGACTTCGACGCCTGGGCCATCCCGAAGGGCGCGAAGAACAAGGATGAGGCCATGAAGTTCATCGCCTACACCCTGCAGCCGGAAAACCAGAAGACCTATTCGGAAAACATCGCCTACGGGCCGGTGAACCCGAAAGCCGTCGACCTGCTGGACGCCAAGGTCGCCGCCGACCTGCCGACCGCACCGCAGAACATCGCCAACCAGGTGGCCATGGACGTCAGCTTCTGGGCCGACTTCGGCGAAGTGCTGGAGCAGCGTTTCAACGCCTGGGCCGCCAAGTAA
- a CDS encoding ABC transporter ATP-binding protein, translating into MGDTSSSDILVSFRGVQKSYDGENLIVKDLNLDIRKGEFLTLLGPSGSGKTTSLMMLAGFETPTAGEITLAGKRLNNVPPYKRDIGMVFQNYALFPHMTVAENLAFPLSVRGMSKADVGEKVKRSLSMVQLDAFAGRYPAQLSGGQQQRVALARALVFEPQLVLMDEPLGALDKQLREHMQMEIKHIHQRLGVTVVYVTHDQSEALTMSDRVAVFHQGEIQQIAPPRDLYESPRNTFVAQFIGENNRFAGELVERSGDTCTVQLGRGEKVQALAVNVGQPGDAVSLSIRPERIRLNTAAEGCDNRFSGRVSEFIYLGDHVRVRLEVCGKTDFFVKQPIAELDPGLAVGDVIPLGWQVEHVRALDPLSAE; encoded by the coding sequence ATGGGCGACACTTCTTCGAGCGACATCCTGGTCAGCTTTCGTGGCGTGCAAAAGAGCTACGACGGCGAGAACCTGATCGTCAAAGATCTCAACCTGGATATTCGCAAAGGCGAGTTCCTGACCCTGCTCGGGCCGTCCGGCTCCGGCAAGACCACCAGCCTGATGATGCTGGCCGGCTTCGAAACGCCCACCGCCGGTGAAATCACCCTGGCCGGCAAGCGCCTGAACAACGTGCCGCCGTACAAGCGCGACATCGGCATGGTGTTCCAGAACTACGCGCTGTTCCCGCACATGACGGTGGCCGAGAACCTGGCGTTCCCGCTCAGCGTGCGTGGCATGAGCAAGGCCGACGTCGGCGAGAAGGTCAAACGCTCCCTGTCCATGGTGCAGCTGGACGCCTTCGCCGGCCGTTACCCGGCGCAGCTCTCCGGCGGCCAGCAGCAGCGTGTGGCCCTGGCCCGTGCCCTGGTTTTCGAGCCGCAGCTGGTGCTGATGGACGAGCCGCTCGGCGCGCTCGACAAACAGCTGCGCGAGCACATGCAGATGGAGATCAAGCACATCCATCAGCGCCTGGGCGTGACCGTGGTCTACGTGACCCACGACCAGAGCGAAGCGCTGACCATGTCCGATCGCGTCGCCGTGTTCCACCAGGGCGAGATCCAGCAGATCGCCCCGCCGCGCGACCTCTACGAGTCGCCGCGCAACACCTTCGTGGCGCAGTTCATCGGTGAGAACAACCGCTTCGCCGGCGAACTCGTCGAGCGCTCGGGCGACACCTGCACCGTGCAGCTGGGCCGTGGCGAGAAGGTCCAGGCCCTGGCCGTCAACGTCGGCCAGCCGGGTGATGCCGTGAGCCTGTCGATCCGCCCGGAGCGCATCCGCCTCAATACCGCCGCCGAGGGTTGCGACAACCGCTTCTCCGGCCGCGTCTCGGAATTCATCTACCTGGGCGACCACGTGCGTGTGCGCCTGGAGGTCTGCGGCAAGACCGACTTCTTCGTCAAACAGCCGATTGCCGAGCTCGATCCCGGGCTCGCGGTCGGTGATGTGATCCCGCTCGGCTGGCAGGTCGAGCACGTTCGCGCCCTCGATCCGCTGTCGGCGGAATGA
- a CDS encoding response regulator produces MIRVLVAEDHTIVREGIKQLIGMARDLQVVGEASNGEQLLETLRQTPCEVVLLDISMPGVNGLEAIPRIRALSQAPAILVLSMHDEAQMAARALKIGAAGYATKDSDPALLLTAIRKVAGGGRYIDPDLADRMVFEVGLTDSRPPHALLSEREFSVFERLVQGEGVNEIAAHLALSSKTISTHKARLMQKLNLHSVADLVRYAVEHKLV; encoded by the coding sequence GTGATCCGAGTACTGGTAGCCGAAGACCACACCATCGTCCGTGAGGGCATCAAGCAGCTGATCGGCATGGCCCGCGACCTGCAAGTGGTCGGCGAGGCGAGCAACGGCGAGCAGTTGCTGGAAACCCTGCGGCAGACGCCGTGCGAAGTGGTGCTGCTGGATATCTCCATGCCCGGCGTCAACGGTCTGGAGGCGATTCCGCGGATTCGCGCGCTGAGCCAGGCGCCGGCGATTCTTGTGCTGTCGATGCACGACGAGGCGCAGATGGCCGCCCGCGCACTGAAGATCGGAGCCGCCGGTTATGCCACCAAGGACAGCGACCCGGCGCTGCTGCTCACCGCCATCCGCAAGGTGGCCGGTGGCGGGCGCTACATCGACCCCGATCTGGCCGACCGCATGGTCTTCGAGGTTGGCCTGACCGATTCGCGCCCGCCCCATGCGCTGCTGTCCGAGCGCGAATTCTCGGTGTTCGAGCGCCTGGTGCAGGGCGAGGGCGTCAACGAAATCGCCGCCCATCTGGCACTGAGCAGCAAGACCATCAGCACCCACAAGGCGCGGCTGATGCAGAAGCTCAACCTGCACTCGGTGGCCGACCTGGTGCGTTACGCGGTCGAGCACAAACTGGTCTGA
- a CDS encoding PAS domain-containing sensor histidine kinase, whose product MILRWLFLLILSIPATLWADEPPTAPAKIFDSAQQQWLAANPVLRAGVVLQPPYAQLDRRLHRLTGANVEIVNTLAALMGVQVRWRAFQTPEELEQALRSDQLDLASGLSQTPAGLRHWLFSDPFLRVSNLVIGERDGGGAVDLEQLDGRSPVALKGSDAVLDYLRSNYPRLKLDVTATPRQALQRVVNQQASYAVLDEAQLGRLSREPEFLGLAIVGDIGFPQLLRVATRRDRPELAGIVDVALRSVSARELDDLHNRWLPPSYLQQESSASFWRAISLLLGLLLVFALLLALWLRRQRDNLEFRLLAARHEVELREIARDALRLSQFSIDNSTVGILWVNWDSHVRYANQAAESMLGYRSGALVDRPLSDFEPGLSMDRWLELWRLARKGDERPPSFETECLRADGSRLPVDVSLSFLQYRDTEYLVVFITDVTERRRALAALQESEARLQGIAANVPGVVFRLERARPGDPSLFAFIGEGSESLVGYRAATLLAPDHGLRSLVHPDDKADYHRVQDEAFDSDSDWHWQGRMLTHSGESRWVDIKAMARRLADGRVIWDGVVWDISDNKHNELALAESQARLRDLSAHLESVREEEKARIAREVHDELGQVLTVLKLETSMCELGFADLDPGLRERLDNMKKLIANLFQLVRDVATALRPPILDAGIASAIEWQARRFEARTQLPCLVEVPEHVPPLSDAKATGLFRILQEALTNVMRHAEAHTVTVRLELQGDSLCLSISDDGRGFDPAGVRADSFGLVGMRERVLMLGGQLNLDSRPGEGTLLRVRVPLSECDPMIEQRPNA is encoded by the coding sequence ATGATCCTGCGCTGGCTGTTTCTTCTGATCCTGAGCATCCCTGCCACGCTGTGGGCAGATGAGCCGCCAACGGCGCCGGCGAAGATCTTCGACTCCGCCCAGCAGCAGTGGCTCGCCGCCAACCCGGTGCTGCGTGCCGGCGTGGTGCTGCAGCCGCCCTATGCCCAGCTCGACCGCCGTCTGCATCGGCTGACCGGCGCCAACGTGGAGATCGTCAACACCCTGGCCGCGCTGATGGGCGTGCAGGTGCGCTGGCGCGCCTTTCAGACGCCCGAGGAGCTGGAGCAGGCCCTGCGCAGCGATCAGCTCGACCTCGCCTCGGGGCTCAGCCAGACACCAGCCGGGCTGCGTCATTGGTTGTTTTCCGACCCTTTTCTGCGCGTTTCGAACCTGGTGATCGGCGAGCGCGATGGCGGCGGCGCGGTGGATCTGGAGCAGCTCGACGGCCGTTCACCGGTCGCCCTGAAAGGCTCCGATGCGGTGCTCGACTACCTGCGCAGCAACTACCCAAGGCTCAAACTGGACGTCACCGCCACACCACGCCAGGCGCTGCAGCGGGTGGTCAACCAGCAGGCCAGCTATGCGGTGCTCGACGAAGCCCAGTTGGGCCGCTTGTCCCGCGAGCCGGAGTTCCTAGGCCTAGCCATCGTTGGCGATATCGGTTTTCCGCAGCTGCTGCGCGTGGCTACCCGGCGCGATAGGCCGGAGTTGGCGGGTATCGTCGACGTGGCGCTGCGCAGCGTTTCGGCGCGCGAGCTGGATGACCTGCACAACCGCTGGCTGCCGCCCAGCTACCTGCAGCAGGAAAGCTCTGCGAGCTTCTGGCGGGCGATCAGCCTGCTGCTCGGCCTGCTGCTGGTGTTCGCCCTGCTGCTGGCGCTGTGGCTGCGCCGCCAGCGCGACAACCTGGAGTTTCGCCTGCTCGCCGCGCGCCACGAGGTGGAGCTGCGCGAGATTGCCCGCGACGCCTTGCGCCTGTCGCAGTTCTCCATTGACAACAGCACGGTCGGCATCCTCTGGGTCAACTGGGACAGCCACGTGCGCTACGCCAACCAGGCTGCCGAGTCCATGCTCGGCTATCGCAGCGGCGCGCTGGTGGACCGGCCGCTGAGCGATTTCGAGCCGGGGCTGAGTATGGACCGCTGGCTCGAACTGTGGCGCCTGGCACGCAAGGGTGACGAGCGCCCACCGAGCTTCGAGACCGAATGCCTGCGCGCCGACGGCAGCCGACTGCCGGTGGACGTGTCGCTGAGCTTTCTGCAGTACCGCGATACCGAATACCTGGTGGTGTTCATCACCGATGTCACCGAGCGCCGCCGCGCCCTGGCCGCGCTGCAGGAAAGCGAGGCGCGCCTGCAGGGCATCGCCGCCAACGTGCCGGGCGTGGTGTTTCGCCTGGAGCGGGCGCGGCCCGGTGACCCCTCGCTGTTCGCCTTTATCGGCGAAGGCAGCGAGAGCCTGGTCGGCTATCGGGCGGCGACCCTGCTGGCCCCCGATCACGGCCTGCGCAGCCTGGTGCACCCGGACGACAAGGCTGATTACCACCGCGTGCAGGATGAGGCCTTCGACAGCGATAGTGACTGGCACTGGCAGGGCCGCATGCTCACCCACAGCGGCGAATCGCGCTGGGTGGACATCAAGGCCATGGCGCGGCGCCTGGCCGATGGCCGGGTGATCTGGGACGGTGTGGTCTGGGACATCAGCGACAACAAGCACAACGAGCTGGCGCTGGCCGAATCCCAGGCGCGCCTGCGCGATCTGTCCGCGCACTTGGAAAGCGTGCGCGAGGAAGAGAAGGCGCGCATCGCCCGCGAGGTGCACGACGAGCTCGGCCAGGTGCTCACCGTGCTCAAGCTGGAAACCTCGATGTGCGAGCTGGGCTTCGCCGACCTCGACCCCGGTCTGCGCGAGCGCCTGGACAACATGAAGAAGCTGATCGCCAACCTGTTCCAGCTGGTGCGTGACGTGGCCACCGCGCTGCGTCCGCCGATTCTGGATGCCGGCATCGCCTCGGCCATCGAATGGCAGGCGCGGCGCTTCGAGGCGCGCACCCAGTTGCCCTGCCTGGTCGAGGTGCCCGAGCACGTGCCACCGCTGAGCGACGCCAAGGCCACCGGGCTGTTCCGTATTCTTCAAGAGGCGCTGACCAACGTCATGCGCCACGCCGAGGCGCATACCGTGACGGTACGTCTGGAGCTGCAGGGCGACAGCCTGTGCCTGTCGATCAGCGACGATGGCCGCGGTTTCGATCCGGCCGGTGTGCGCGCCGACTCCTTCGGCCTGGTCGGCATGCGCGAGCGCGTACTGATGCTTGGCGGACAATTGAACCTCGACAGCCGGCCTGGCGAAGGTACTCTGTTGCGCGTGCGGGTGCCGCTGAGCGAGTGCGACCCGATGATCGAACAGAGGCCAAACGCGTGA
- a CDS encoding alpha/beta hydrolase family protein has product MTRLRHLPRYALCLTLLASALAVHAEQSAPAEAADKNAAKPEQRAPLAERSDLEASALERQLAASEQQQLDAAGTTFLALWRPANAPAPMGAVILVPGDDESADAPPTVGPLRRKIPDAGWHSLSLTLPDPQGANLPVRKPEAPASGDSKADESAAEKAPEPAAPEPTTQAPSPDAEAARAAHVERVFARIDAGIAFAGQQQAKVVVLLGHGSGAYWAARYIAERKPANVRHLVLVDVNQPEGFDAPFNDLLGQLTAKVGDFYYRDTAAARQAALARKQLSQRQKQPALVQIALDALPGNPDVAQEQLFRRLRGWLDKHAGGAK; this is encoded by the coding sequence ATGACGCGCCTTCGCCACCTGCCCCGCTACGCCCTGTGTCTGACTCTGCTGGCCAGCGCGCTGGCCGTACACGCCGAACAGAGCGCGCCTGCCGAGGCCGCCGACAAGAACGCAGCCAAGCCCGAGCAGCGCGCGCCACTGGCCGAGCGCAGCGATCTGGAAGCATCGGCACTGGAACGCCAGCTGGCAGCCAGCGAACAGCAGCAACTCGACGCTGCCGGCACCACCTTTCTGGCCCTGTGGCGGCCGGCCAACGCCCCGGCGCCCATGGGTGCGGTGATTCTCGTGCCGGGCGACGATGAAAGCGCCGACGCACCGCCAACCGTCGGCCCACTGCGCCGCAAAATTCCGGACGCCGGCTGGCACAGCCTGAGCCTGACCCTGCCCGACCCCCAGGGCGCCAATCTGCCGGTGCGTAAACCAGAGGCACCGGCCAGCGGTGACAGCAAAGCTGACGAATCCGCTGCCGAAAAGGCGCCGGAACCCGCAGCGCCGGAGCCGACCACACAAGCTCCATCGCCTGACGCCGAAGCGGCCCGCGCCGCCCACGTCGAGCGGGTATTCGCCCGTATCGATGCCGGTATCGCCTTCGCCGGGCAGCAGCAGGCCAAGGTCGTGGTGCTGCTCGGCCATGGCAGCGGTGCCTACTGGGCGGCGCGCTACATCGCCGAGCGCAAGCCGGCCAACGTACGCCATCTGGTGTTGGTCGATGTGAATCAGCCGGAGGGCTTCGACGCGCCGTTCAATGATCTGCTGGGGCAGCTCACTGCCAAGGTCGGCGACTTCTATTACCGCGACACGGCAGCCGCGCGGCAGGCGGCGCTGGCGCGCAAACAACTGAGTCAGCGGCAGAAGCAGCCCGCTTTGGTGCAGATCGCCCTGGACGCCCTGCCGGGCAACCCGGATGTCGCCCAGGAGCAGTTGTTCCGTCGCTTGCGCGGCTGGCTGGACAAGCACGCCGGCGGCGCCAAGTAG
- a CDS encoding DnaJ domain-containing protein: MYWPLTLVGALAGFALASIPGLLLGGLLGQVLDRRLGLRGWRTLSERLVGKPVVADDNLLFVMLGRLAKSDGVVQQAHIRQARAEMQRLALGEAGRAAAIEAFSRGKTGQDNLRGPLLLRRDEAQELLRACWRMAWADGKVGQAERELILLWGKWLGIAVEAQEAFSDAYSPRRGPPAAAADSYQQALRLLGMTADSDVQQIKKAYRRLLSRHHPDKLAGSGAAPEKVREATEATRELHNAYALIRQRRGFR; the protein is encoded by the coding sequence ATGTACTGGCCGCTGACGTTGGTGGGGGCGCTGGCCGGCTTCGCCCTGGCGAGCATTCCCGGTCTGCTGCTCGGTGGTCTGCTTGGCCAGGTGCTGGACCGCCGCCTGGGTTTGCGAGGCTGGAGGACCCTGAGCGAGCGGCTGGTCGGCAAGCCCGTGGTCGCCGACGATAACCTGCTGTTCGTCATGCTTGGTCGTCTGGCCAAGAGCGATGGCGTGGTGCAGCAGGCGCACATCCGCCAGGCCCGCGCCGAGATGCAGCGCCTGGCGTTGGGCGAGGCCGGCAGGGCGGCGGCCATCGAAGCCTTCTCGCGGGGCAAAACCGGCCAGGACAACCTGCGCGGTCCGCTGCTGCTGCGCCGTGATGAGGCGCAGGAACTGCTGCGCGCCTGTTGGCGCATGGCCTGGGCCGACGGCAAGGTGGGCCAGGCCGAGCGCGAGCTGATCCTGCTGTGGGGCAAGTGGTTGGGCATTGCCGTCGAAGCCCAGGAGGCGTTCAGCGACGCTTATTCCCCGCGCCGTGGTCCGCCGGCCGCGGCTGCCGACAGTTATCAGCAGGCCCTGCGTCTGCTCGGTATGACGGCTGACAGCGACGTGCAGCAGATCAAGAAGGCCTATCGACGGCTGCTCAGTCGTCACCATCCCGACAAACTGGCGGGCAGCGGTGCGGCGCCGGAAAAGGTGCGCGAGGCCACCGAAGCGACCCGCGAGCTGCACAACGCCTATGCGTTGATTCGCCAGCGTCGCGGTTTCCGCTAA